The Candidatus Methanomethylicota archaeon genomic interval TGGCATCAGTTCCAACGAGAAAGTTCACTCCAGCTTCAACAGTTTCAACCCACTCAGTCCTATCCCTCAAAGTTACACATGGAGTTTTAGACCAGAAAGCCTCCTTCTGCAATCCACCAGAATCCGTTAAAACAAGCCTAGCATGCTTAAGCAATTTAAGCATATCAACATAACCCACAGGGTCAATGATCCTAATATTACTATGCTCCAAAGATATACCATATTCTCTCAACCTGTTAGCTGTCCTCGGATGAATCGGAAAGATTATTTCTATATTTGCCCTTTTAATACCCTCAAAAATACTCCTCAACCTCACTGGATCATCAACATTCTCAGCTCTATGAAGGGTCAATAAACCATACTCCCCATCTACAAGATTCAACTTCTCAAGGATATTCGATTTCTCAGCTTTATCCCTAAACCTCAGGAAAACATCATACATGGTGTCGCCAGTTAAATATATCTCCCCAACAACCGATTCCTTTTCAAGATTCCTCTTACAGTTTAGCGTTGGCGCAAAAAGCAGTTTCGAACAGTGATCTATAAGCCTCCGATTAACCTCCTCAGCCATACTCATATCATAACACCTAGCACCAGCCTCCACATGAGCCACAGGTATACCAAGCTTAACACTAGTTAAAGCCCCCGCTAAAGCCGAATTAGTATCACCCGGAATCAAAACCAAAGCATACCTACCACCCATCAAGTACTTCTCAAGCCTAAGCATAATCTCACCAGTCTGATAAGCATGAGAACCAGAACCCACCCCCAAATTAACCACAGGCTCAGGAAGACCAAACTCCTCAATAAAAACCTGAGAAAGCAAATAATCATAATGCTGACCAGTATGAATAACCTCCAAATCCAAACCACACCTCAAAGCCTCATAAACTATAGGAGCAGACTTAACAATCTGAGGCCTAGTACCAAATACAATAGCAACACTCAAACTCAACCCACCCCAATTAAAATAGATATTCTAAAGAAAGAGAATATTTAAAGGACAGTTTTCCATATCCCATCAGCTATATTTATAATACTAAATTTTTTATAATGGCGTTCAAATAGAAGCTATGACAGTATTTATTTCAGAAAAAATCACTTGAGAATTCGATGAAGCCTTAAGCTTACTAGCCACAACATTACGCTCAACATGCCCCTGAAGCCCAAGCTCCCTCACAGGAGAAACACCACTATTAACAGCATCAACAACCTCACGCCTAACATCAACAGCCACCACCCTAAAACCAGCATCAGCAAACAAGGCTGCAGTTGGCAAACCAACATAACCAGAACCCAAAACCGCCAAGCGCAAACTCCTATCTTGAATTAATTTAGTAATGTCCTCCTTCAACAAGTTCTATATCCCTCACATTAATTTTTACTTTATTGTTTCAAGTTTAAGAAAGGTAAACTGTTAATGTATTCATTCACGATTTCTGTTAACTCATCTTTAGATATAAATTCAGCAAGGTTAGAGGAGAGTACTAAACGTTCTCTTCGAATGTTAGTGGCTGAAGTCTTAGGCTTGATAACATAGAATTCGCCCAGATCATGTAAGTAAGGTACTTCAAGTTCATCTATAATGTTCTCATGCGTTCAAAACAGCTTTTGCCGTCAAAGCACTTTAAAAGACTGAATCATGAATGAACTAATTTTCATCAGTATTATAAGATGGACATATAACTTAAGACTTTTGTAGATTTGATTCAAAGAATTCTTTAATGGATTCTACGATATAATCGAGTTCATCCTTAGTCATAGTTGGATATAATGGTAAGGTCAGCACTTCCTTTGATACTTTTTCTGTTACTGGCAAATGGTCAGAATATCGTAAGATGTTTTTATAAAAATATGTTAAGTGAGCGGGTTCAAAATATACCTTAGACATTATCTGCTTCTTTGCTAAGTGTTCTCTTAATTTATCTCTAAGACCATTCTTAACACGAATAGTGTACATTTGGTATACGCAAAAGAAGCCTGGTGGTTCGTGAGGTATAATTATGTCTTCAATAGATTTCAGCCTGTTTGTTAGGTAATCAGCATTCTTCCTCCTCATCTCGATAACTTTATCTAATTTTCTCATCTGTGAGATGCCCAGTGCTGCGACTATAGTGGGGATTCTCCAGTTGAATCCCAAAGTGACATAATCTAACGTCTTTGTTGTAAGGAAGTATGGTTCAGTTTCTAGCCTTCCATGAGACCTAATTAGTTTCAGTTTTTCGTACATTTCACCTGAATTGGTAAGCACCATTCCGCCCTCTCC includes:
- a CDS encoding DegT/DnrJ/EryC1/StrS family aminotransferase gives rise to the protein MVTWKIPLYKVYWEEDDVEAVTKIIKRGMYWAVGPEIEEFEKIVSQYVGTKYAVAFNSGTSALHATMIAIDLKPGEEVITPSFTFIATCNAPLFVRARPVFADIEEETFGLDPASVLEKIGPKTRAVMPIHYGGMPCKHIEELRKICEEKGLILIEDAAESLGARINGKPVGSFGHAAILSFCGNKVITTGEGGMVLTNSGEMYEKLKLIRSHGRLETEPYFLTTKTLDYVTLGFNWRIPTIVAALGISQMRKLDKVIEMRRKNADYLTNRLKSIEDIIIPHEPPGFFCVYQMYTIRVKNGLRDKLREHLAKKQIMSKVYFEPAHLTYFYKNILRYSDHLPVTEKVSKEVLTLPLYPTMTKDELDYIVESIKEFFESNLQKS
- a CDS encoding 3-hydroxyacyl-CoA dehydrogenase NAD-binding domain-containing protein; amino-acid sequence: MRLAVLGSGYVGLPTAALFADAGFRVVAVDVRREVVDAVNSGVSPVRELGLQGHVERNVVASKLKASSNSQVIFSEINTVIASI
- the wecB gene encoding UDP-N-acetylglucosamine 2-epimerase (non-hydrolyzing) gives rise to the protein MSVAIVFGTRPQIVKSAPIVYEALRCGLDLEVIHTGQHYDYLLSQVFIEEFGLPEPVVNLGVGSGSHAYQTGEIMLRLEKYLMGGRYALVLIPGDTNSALAGALTSVKLGIPVAHVEAGARCYDMSMAEEVNRRLIDHCSKLLFAPTLNCKRNLEKESVVGEIYLTGDTMYDVFLRFRDKAEKSNILEKLNLVDGEYGLLTLHRAENVDDPVRLRSIFEGIKRANIEIIFPIHPRTANRLREYGISLEHSNIRIIDPVGYVDMLKLLKHARLVLTDSGGLQKEAFWSKTPCVTLRDRTEWVETVEAGVNFLVGTDA